The nucleotide sequence CAATTATGGCGAGTCGCTCTTTATTATAATAATAGCTGTTGAGATCTACATCATCATCATTCTTGATGGATAGTTTTTTAAAAGCAATGTTGGACACCATCGCGTTCATGAAAGGACGGAACGCATAATTATTAAGTAACTTGGTTTTATTAAGGTCCAATCTTTGTCTGTGTGCAAAAAACTCCTCAGGGAACACGACACCTTCATCCTCATAAGGATTCCCATCATTAAGAATAGGGTAACGCTCTAGCTCATAATAACTATTGAGGTTAATGATGAATCTAGCAAAATCAACAAATCGATCCTCAAAATTGTACTTGGCAACAGCATTGTCTAGATTTTTAAGACGTTCTTTTTTGACATTTTGAACGTTCTTGTAAAATACTTCTGGAGACTCATTCTTGTACTTGAGCAGTCTCATGTTGGACTTTTCTATGTCAATATATAACTGAATAAGAAAATTATTTTCCCTTGAGTGGGCACCAGTAAATGCAAGAGTCTCATCAAAGGCCTTAGTATTGGCTCGCATTCCTAGACTATCACCTTTGTCAACGTAAAAGGATTGATACTCGCCAGGATAGGAGATACTGTACAATCCAGATTTTAAATCTTCATAGGTGGCTTGAAAATTACCATGATCATCCAGCTGTAAGGTATCCCTAACATCCATATAATCAGTGATTACCACGTACGACGCTTCAGGATTGACCACTTTACCACTTATATAGGTAGTTCCGCTGGTATCTTCTTCACAGGAATAAAGAAATGGGATCCATATGATGGATAGAATAAGCAGCCTTGTGGTAATAGTTCGCTTTCGCGAAAGCGTAAAGAGCTTAATCATATGAACAATTCTTCATTTTATTTTGGAGCGTTACAAAAAAAGAGGTTCTGGTCGACTACAGCAGTTAATGGGCTGTTAAATAAGGACTGGTGTTTTAAGTAATAATATGTAGGAAATCAGTACTTTTGCAGCCTTAAAAATCATGCTATGCTAACAGTTTCAAATCTATCCGTTCAATTTGGGAAACGCGTCCTTTTTGATGAGGTCAACGCAAAATTTGGCGGTAGCAATTGTTACGGTATTATTGGTGCAAACGGTGCTGGTAAGTCCACTTTTTTAAAGATCATGACCGGTAAGATGGAACCTACCAGCGGTCATGTGCATCTGGAAGCAGGAAAACGTATGAGCGTGCTGGAGCAGGATCACAATGCACATGATGAGGATACCGTACTGGAAACCGTTCTTAAAGGAAACAAGCCACTTTATAAATTAAAATCTGAAATCGACGCGCTCTATGCCGATTATACAGACGAGAACGCAGAGAAAATAGGCGAGCTTCAAGTGAAATTTGAAGAAATGGATGGCTGGAATGCAGACAGTGCTGCAGCATCTTTATTGTCCAACCTGGGAATAGGTGAGGAATATCACTACACGCTCATGCAGGACATGGATAACAAATTGAAGGTACGTGTGCTATTGGCACAGGCTCTCTTCGGTAATCCTGACGTTTTGATCATGGATGAGCCTACTAACGACCTGGATTATGAAACGATCAACTGGTTGGAGAACTTTTTGGCCAACTATGAAAATACAGTGATCGTGGTATCTCACGACCGTCACTTTCTAGATGCGGTCTGTACGCACATTGCAGATATTGACTTCGGTAAAGTGAATCAATATAGTGGTAACTATACCTTCTGGTATGAGTCCTCGCAGCTTGCGGCAAGACAACGTCAACAAGCCAACAAAAAAGCCGAAGAAAAGAAAAAAGAATTACAAGAATTTATTGCTCGATTCAGCGCGAACGTCGCCAAGTCCAAACAAGCTACTTCTCGTAAAAAAATGATAGAAAAGCTGGACATAGCCGAAATCAAGCCTTCTTCCAGACGTTATCCTGCCATCATTTTTGAACGCGATCGCGAGGCAGGTGACCAGATCTTAAATGTAAAGAAGCTGGCTGGATCTATCGACGGTGAGGTGTTGTTCAAGGATGTAGATATCAACCTCGCCAAAGGCGATAAAGTCATTCTTTATTCTAAGGATAGCCGCGCCACATCTTTATTCTATGACATCATCAACGGTAAGACTAAGGCAGATGCTGGGACTTACGATTGGGGTGTAACCACTACTCAAAGTTATTTGCCTGTGGACAACTCAGAGTTCTTTGATGTGGATATGAATCTGGTAGACTGGTTGCGTCAATACGCACAAACTGAGGAAGAACGTGAAGAAGTATTCCTCCGCGGATTCCTTGGTAAAATGATCTTCTCTGGAGAAGAAGCCCTGAAAAGTGCCAGAGTACTTTCTGGTGGTGAGAAGGTGCGCTGTATGCTTTCCAGAATGATGATGAAGAGAGCTAACGTGTTGATGGTAGATGAACCTACCAACCACTTGGACCTGGAATCCATTCAAGCCTTCAACAACAGTTTGGGTAACTTTAAGGGAACCGTTCTGTTGACCACACACGACCATCAGTTTGCTCAAACCGTAGGTAACCGTGTGATTGAATTGACTCCAAAAGGTGCGATTGACCGTTATTCTACTTTTGAGGATTATATGGACAATAAGGATATCAAAGAGTTGCGCAACAAGATGTACGGCGCTTAAAGGCTATCGTTGTTGATAGATAGGCATCATCTTTGTTCTGACTCTATTGATTTGTAATTAAATTTGTAAAGAGCACAGATTATGGGAGTTCTATCACGTCGCAAAAACAAAAAATATTCTTACGAGCCTCGTTACTACAAGAATGAGGACAAGGATGGCAATCCGTTTGAGATCAGGCATAAGTTTGATGATTACAGGTCGACCATCGATAACCGTGGGCTTAAGACTAAGTTCAATAATGCCATGCGCGATTATAAGGAAGGAACTGAGCGTACGGCGCGCACCCGTATTTATATCATTGTGGCCATTTTGATACTTCTGTTTCTATGGTTCATCGACTTTGACCTATCCATTTTTAGTTTCTAATTGACTTTATGTCAGACATCATACGTTTATTACCAGATCATGTAGCAAACCAGATTGCGGCCGGCGAGGTCGTTCAACGTCCTGCCAGTGTGGTCAAAGAGTTGTTGGAGAATGCTATTGACGCTTCCGCGAAAGCGATTACCCTAATCATTAAGGACGCTGGAAAAACGCTGGTGCAAGTGATTGACGACGGTAAAGGTATGAGCACGACAGATGCACGTATGGCGTTTGAACGTCATGCTACATCAAAA is from Nonlabens sp. YIK11 and encodes:
- a CDS encoding ABC-F family ATP-binding cassette domain-containing protein, which encodes MLTVSNLSVQFGKRVLFDEVNAKFGGSNCYGIIGANGAGKSTFLKIMTGKMEPTSGHVHLEAGKRMSVLEQDHNAHDEDTVLETVLKGNKPLYKLKSEIDALYADYTDENAEKIGELQVKFEEMDGWNADSAAASLLSNLGIGEEYHYTLMQDMDNKLKVRVLLAQALFGNPDVLIMDEPTNDLDYETINWLENFLANYENTVIVVSHDRHFLDAVCTHIADIDFGKVNQYSGNYTFWYESSQLAARQRQQANKKAEEKKKELQEFIARFSANVAKSKQATSRKKMIEKLDIAEIKPSSRRYPAIIFERDREAGDQILNVKKLAGSIDGEVLFKDVDINLAKGDKVILYSKDSRATSLFYDIINGKTKADAGTYDWGVTTTQSYLPVDNSEFFDVDMNLVDWLRQYAQTEEEREEVFLRGFLGKMIFSGEEALKSARVLSGGEKVRCMLSRMMMKRANVLMVDEPTNHLDLESIQAFNNSLGNFKGTVLLTTHDHQFAQTVGNRVIELTPKGAIDRYSTFEDYMDNKDIKELRNKMYGA
- a CDS encoding TlpA family protein disulfide reductase, translating into MIKLFTLSRKRTITTRLLILSIIWIPFLYSCEEDTSGTTYISGKVVNPEASYVVITDYMDVRDTLQLDDHGNFQATYEDLKSGLYSISYPGEYQSFYVDKGDSLGMRANTKAFDETLAFTGAHSRENNFLIQLYIDIEKSNMRLLKYKNESPEVFYKNVQNVKKERLKNLDNAVAKYNFEDRFVDFARFIINLNSYYELERYPILNDGNPYEDEGVVFPEEFFAHRQRLDLNKTKLLNNYAFRPFMNAMVSNIAFKKLSIKNDDDVDLNSYYYNKERLAIIDSTLTDETLKNYFAASEIRNFIRRRKNAKDINLLVNDFLTISTDERVNAEIAQMASTYISLDPGQPLPNFKLRDIENETVMLKEEVKNLSVLYYWSIKDKNYAVGIHEQVKDLQLKYPEIEFIGINIDDLGYDEWQDVIAQNNFRDSREFQISGRSSVERQLALRNSNRSMVVDHDLTIIDPNINLFYYRIETTLLGYINR